A region of Sugiyamaella lignohabitans strain CBS 10342 chromosome A, complete sequence DNA encodes the following proteins:
- the AFG2 gene encoding AAA family ATPase AFG2 (ATPase of the CDC48/PAS1/SEC18 (AAA) family, forms a hexameric complex; is essential for pre-60S maturation and release of several preribosome maturation factors; releases Rlp24p from purified pre-60S particles in vitro; target of the ribosomal biosynthesis inhibitor diazaborine; may be involved in degradation of aberrant mRNAs; GO_component: GO:0005622 - intracellular [Evidence IDA] [PMID 12006565]; GO_component: GO:0030687 - preribosome, large subunit precursor [Evidence IDA,IMP] [PMID 17646390]; GO_component: GO:0030687 - preribosome, large subunit precursor [Evidence IDA] [PMID 23212245]; GO_function: GO:0005524 - ATP binding [Evidence IEA,IEA]; GO_function: GO:0016887 - ATPase activity [Evidence IDA] [PMID 12006565]; GO_function: GO:0017111 - nucleoside-triphosphatase activity [Evidence IEA]; GO_function: GO:0000166 - nucleotide binding [Evidence IEA,IEA]; GO_process: GO:0008152 - metabolic process [Evidence IEA]; GO_process: GO:0042493 - response to drug [Evidence IMP] [PMID 9341149]; GO_process: GO:0042273 - ribosomal large subunit biogenesis [Evidence IMP] [PMID 17646390]): MGSKSGLNLNTPPSKTKRLPANGLQDKVKTPANSSPSKISKNESINEGLSFIVRPSSSTGWATVFKVYLNLDVIRQLGFTAGDLVVVSKPGEKGVVGLISPSGVKLSNQIVELNSSFRKILGIVSGERISLKKFKGRPTNAISVQIGCLDYEKLTTDESKDLAINSIKAILKDINLISPGLRFELNSQADTKSEAVVTNISGLPDIENLNLESRSQGHGDEDLLSPVFYFDAVNTEVLLSSSCNIQNDIPAMIGYSSVGGLGKQIALLRSKIELPLHKPELFKRFNMAPDRGFLLYGPPGTGKTMLLRAVAHETDAHILTINGPSIVSKYLGETESSLRSIFQEAREYEPSIIVIDEIDALVPKRDSDDSGEAESRVVSTLLTLMDGVGSTGKVVVIGATNRPNSIDPALRRPGRFGQEIEIGIPDAIGRLEILDIHFRSMPHKLSHGFIADIASKTHGYVGADLYALCRDSVMKAIQRGIDNDESIEQMAVVEDDIIKAMLDIRPSAMREIFLETPKVLWSDIGGQEHVKQKLKETVEWPLSHSETFNKLGITPPRGVLLYGPPGCSKTLIAKALATETGLNFLAVKGPELFNKFVGESERAVRETFRKARAAAPSIIFFDEIDALSAARGHGEAGGDRVLTSLLNEMDGIEALKDVIIIAATNVPDIIDTALMRPGRLDRLIYVGPPDLDARLKILAIRFNKMKIATDVDIEKIAKSTDGCSGAEVVALCQEAGIQAMNEDLDIDCVSMRHFDAALKGIRKGITKDIIDYFEEFARSSGNCQ; this comes from the coding sequence ATGGGTTCCAAGTCAGGACTAAACCTGAATACTCCACCATCGAAAACGAAACGGCTCCCGGCTAATGGGTTGCAAGATAAGGTCAAAACCCCCGCTAATTCGTCACCAAGTAAAATATCGAAGAATGAGTCGATAAATGAAGGGCTATCATTTATAGTGCGCCCGAGCTCATCAACGGGCTGGGCAACTGTTTTTAAAGTATACCTCAACCTTGACGTAATTCGACAGCTCGGTTTTACTGCTGGAGACTTGGTAGTTGTTTCGAAACCTGGAGAAAAGGGTGTTGTAGGCTTGATAAGTCCAAGTGGGGTAAAGTTATCGAACCAGATCGTAGAACTAAATTCCAGTTTTAGAAAGATTTTGGGAATTGTTTCTGGAGAGAGAATATCtttaaaaaaatttaaagGAAGACCAACCAATGCTATATCAGTACAGATTGGCTGCTTGGACTACGAAAAACTCACGACAGATGAGAGCAAGGATCTAGCGATTAACTCTATCAAGGCAATTCTTAAGGACATAAACTTAATATCTCCCGGGTTGAGATTTGAGCTCAACTCTCAAGCTGATACTAAAAGTGAAGCAGTTGTAACAAATATCAGTGGTTTACcagatattgaaaatcTAAATCTGGAAAGTCGTTCTCAGGGCCATGGTGATGAAGACCTCCTTTCTCCTGTGTTTTATTTCGATGCCGTCAACACGGAGGTGCTTCTCTCATCTTCTTGTAACATTCAGAATGATATTCCAGCTATGATTGGGTATTCCTCTGTAGGCGGATTAGGAAAACAAATAGCATTGCTGCGCTCTAAAATTGAATTACCCCTGCATAAACCTGAGCTTTTCAAACGATTCAATATGGCCCCGGACAGAGGATTTTTGTTATATGGTCCTCCTGGTACGGGTAAAACAATGTTACTGAGAGCTGTGGCGCATGAAACTGACGCACATATACTTACGATTAATGGACCATCTATAGTCTCGAAATACCTTGGTGAAACCGAATCATCGCTTCGATCAATTTTTCAAGAGGCTCGGGAATATGAACCCTCTATAATTGTtattgatgaaattgatgcTCTGGTCCCAAAGCGTGATAGTGATGATTCTGGGGAAGCAGAAAGTAGAGTAGTCTCCACTTTGCTAACATTAATGGATGGTGTAGGGTCAACTGGGAAGGTGGTCGTTATAGGGGCTACTAACCGGCCTAATTCGATTGATCCTGCTCTTCGAAGACCAGGTAGGTTCGGGCAGGAAATTGAGATTGGTATCCCAGATGCTATTGGGCGGCTTGAAATTCTAGATATTCATTTCAGATCAATGCCACACAAATTGAGTCATGGTTTCATAGCTGACATCGCAAGCAAGACGCATGGCTATGTTGGAGCAGATTTGTATGCGCTCTGTAGAGATTCAGTTATGAAGGCTATTCAAAGAGGAATAGATAATGATGAAAGCATTGAACAGATGGCTGTTGTCGAGGATGATATAATCAAGGCAATGTTAGATATTAGACCCAGTGCAATGAGAGAGATCTTCTTGGAGACGCCTAAAGTCTTGTGGAGTGATATCGGTGGGCAAGAACATGTGAAACAGAAACTCAAAGAAACAGTAGAGTGGCCATTGTCACATTCAGAAACATTTAATAAGCTGGGCATTACTCCACCTAGAGGTGTTCTGTTATATGGGCCACCAGGTTGCTCTAAAACCCTTATAGCCAAAGCACTGGCAACGGAAACAGGTTTGAACTTTTTGGCAGTGAAGGGCCCCGAACTTTTTAACAAGTTCGTTGGCGAGTCGGAAAGAGCTGTCAGAGAGACTTTTAGAAAAGCCcgtgctgctgctccaagtatcattttcttcgaCGAGATTGATGCTCTAAGTGCTGCTAGGGGTCATGGAGAAGCAGGAGGTGATCGAGTGCTTACTTCACTTTTAAATGAAATGGACGGAATTGAAGCACTGAAAGATGTTATTATCATAGCTGCCACTAATGTGccagatattattgatacAGCGCTCATGCGACCGGGACGCTTGGACCGCCTCATATACGTCGGTCCCCCAGACTTGGATGCTAGATTAAAAATTCTGGCAATTCGTTTCAACAAAATGAAGATAGCCACAGACGTGGACATAGAAAAGATAGCGAAATCCACAGATGGATGTTCAGGTGCAGAGGTTGTTGCCTTATGCCAGGAAGCTGGAATCCAGGCGATGAACGAAGATCTTGATATAGATTGTGTCAGTATGCGCCATTTTGATGCCGCTTTGAAAGGTATTCGGAAGGGCATAACAAAGGATATCATAgattattttgaagaatttgcCCGCTCATCTGGCAACTGCCAGTAA
- the DUS3 gene encoding Dus3p (Dihydrouridine synthase; member of a widespread family of conserved proteins including Smm1p, Dus1p, and Dus4p; contains a consensus oleate response element (ORE) in its promoter region; forms nuclear foci upon DNA replication stress; GO_component: GO:0005737 - cytoplasm [Evidence IEA,IEA]; GO_component: GO:0005737 - cytoplasm [Evidence IDA] [PMID 14562095]; GO_component: GO:0005634 - nucleus [Evidence IEA,IEA]; GO_component: GO:0005634 - nucleus [Evidence IDA] [PMID 14562095]; GO_component: GO:0005634 - nucleus [Evidence IDA] [PMID 22842922]; GO_function: GO:0003824 - catalytic activity [Evidence IEA]; GO_function: GO:0050660 - flavin adenine dinucleotide binding [Evidence IEA]; GO_function: GO:0003729 - mRNA binding [Evidence IDA] [PMID 23222640]; GO_function: GO:0046872 - metal ion binding [Evidence IEA,IEA]; GO_function: GO:0016491 - oxidoreductase activity [Evidence IEA]; GO_function: GO:0017150 - tRNA dihydrouridine synthase activity [Evidence IEA]; GO_function: GO:0017150 - tRNA dihydrouridine synthase activity [Evidence ISS] [PMID 12003496]; GO_function: GO:0017150 - tRNA dihydrouridine synthase activity [Evidence IMP] [PMID 14970222]; GO_process: GO:0055114 - oxidation-reduction process [Evidence IEA,IEA]; GO_process: GO:0002943 - tRNA dihydrouridine synthesis [Evidence IEA]; GO_process: GO:0006400 - tRNA modification [Evidence ISS] [PMID 12003496]; GO_process: GO:0006400 - tRNA modification [Evidence IMP] [PMID 14970222]; GO_process: GO:0008033 - tRNA processing [Evidence IEA,IEA]): protein MSHDTAEGSLEPDSKRIKLDTAEEIGSQDSDSNRIKGIAPIKAEYILEKQVAQNEVEHDDEAEGQGLTERGNGGENGVKNKKKNRGQNKKRNLVQANETIKLCEQIKGGAAECKFGESCKYEHDVAKYIASKPTDIPGVCPVFAAIGYCPIGLRCRWLTSHFSNNKLDVNEELKSKALLENYEVNRIDIKDQMLLNRKKFDFPKSEGVIKYLDDRIVRNEKGQASENTENADNSDITEKKDLAASFIESPLLATEKKKLYLKGAKILSPLTTVGNLPYRRLMKKLGADVTYSEMALALPLLQGQKSEWALPRAHSSEVGGFGVQIATSKHWQAIKAAEAIAKFAPHTSEINLNCGCPIDLLYKQGAGSALLDNQGRLMRMVVGMNAVSGDIPVTVKLRTGTRDGHPTARNIVSRLLENGQVASITLHGRSRAQRYTRLADWDYIKDIADFVKEKREGKLLEGEEGDGRIVKPWIIGNGDIFSWKDWYDAIEKFSVDSSMVARGALIKPWIFEEVDARQYLDKSATERLEIVKTYANYGLEHWGSDTYGVNQTRRFLCEFLSFTHRYIPVGILEYLPPRINDRPPLWKGRNELETLLASTDYKDWIKISEMFLGPANEGFEFAPKHKSNAYES, encoded by the coding sequence ATGTCTCACGACACAGCTGAAGGATCATTGGAACCGGATTCCAAAAGAATTAAGTTAGATACTGCTGAAGAGATAGGGTCCCAAGATTCAGACTCAAATAGAATTAAAGGGATCGCTCCAATCAAGGCAGAATATATTCTTGAAAAACAAGTAGCTCAGAACGAGGTAGAACATGATGACGAAGCGGAAGGCCAGGGTCTCACCGAAAGAGGTAACGGAGGGGAGAATGGAgtgaagaacaagaagaaaaataggggccaaaataaaaaacgTAACCTTGTCCAAGCCAATGAGACTATAAAACTATGCGAGCAGATCAAAGGTGGAGCTGCGGAATGTAAATTTGGCGAGAGCTGCAAATACGAGCATGATGTCGCCAAGTATATTGCTTCAAAACCTACTGACATTCCTGGAGTCTGCCCAGTTTTTGCAGCTATAGGATATTGTCCTATTGGATTGAGGTGTAGGTGGTTGACCTCGCACTTCTCTAATAACAAGTTAGACGTGAATGAAGAATTGAAATCAAAGGCGCTCTTGGAAAATTACGAGGTTAATAGGATTGACATTAAAGACCAGATGTTGTTGAACCGTAAGAAATTTGATTTTCCCAAGTCTGAAGGCGTCATTAAGTACCTTGATGATAGAATCGTGCGCAACGAGAAGGGTCAAGCATCTGAAAACACCGAAAATGCTGACAATTCAGATATCACGGAAAAGAAAGATCTGGCTGCCAGCTTTATAGAATCTCCGCTGCTTGCTAcggaaaagaaaaagcttTATTTAAAAGGCGCTAAGATTTTGTCCCCGCTAACAACGGTTGGCAATCTACCATATCGTCGATTAATGAAAAAGCTTGGAGCAGATGTCACTTATAGTGAGATGGCACTGGCACTCCCATTACTACAGGGCCAAAAATCGGAGTGGGCGTTACCACGTGCCCATTCATCAGAAGTAGGTGGATTTGGCGTCCAGATAGCGACCTCAAAGCATTGGCAGGCCATAAAAGCTGCAGAAGCTATTGCCAAGTTTGCACCCCATACCTCCGAAATAAATCTTAACTGTGGCTGCCCAATCGATCTTTTATATAAGCAGGGTGCAGGATCTGCTCTACTTGATAATCAAGGTAGGTTAATGAGAATGGTTGTTGGCATGAATGCTGTCAGTGGTGATATCCCTGTCACCGTGAAATTACGAACGGGAACCAGGGACGGACACCCAACTGCAAGAAACATAGTATCTAGGCTTCTGGAGAATGGTCAAGTCGCATCTATCACTCTTCACGGTAGGTCTCGTGCTCAAAGATATACTAGACTAGCTGATTGGGATTACATAAAGGATATTGCAGATTTTGTCAAGGAGAAGAGAGAGGGAAAATTATTAGAAGGCGAAGAAGGTGATGGTCGTATCGTAAAACCTTGGATCATTGGAAATGGTGATATTTTCTCTTGGAAGGATTGGTATGATGCTATCGAGAAATTCTCGGTTGATAGCTCCATGGTTGCGCGTGGCGCATTGATCAAGCCATGGAtatttgaagaagttgatgcTCGTCAATACCTTGATAAATCAGCAACGGAGAGGTTGGAGATAGTTAAGACTTATGCCAATTATGGCTTAGAACATTGGGGATCTGACACATATGGAGTTAACCAGACTAGGAGATTCCTTTGCGAATTTCTCTCCTTCACTCATAGGTATATTCCGGTTGGTATTCTTGAATATCTCCCCCCTCGTATAAACGATCGCCCACCATTATGGAAAGGACGGAATGAACTTGAAACCCTGTTGGCCAGTACAGACTATAAAGACTGGATAAAGATTTCCGAGATGTTTTTAGGACCTGCTAACGAGGGATTTGAGTTTGCACCGAAACATAAAAGTAATGCGTATGAATCCTAG
- the YET3 gene encoding Yet3p (hypothetical protein; YET3 null mutant decreases the level of secreted invertase; homolog of human BAP31 protein; protein abundance increases in response to DNA replication stress; GO_component: GO:0005783 - endoplasmic reticulum [Evidence IEA,IEA]; GO_component: GO:0005783 - endoplasmic reticulum [Evidence IDA] [PMID 11914276]; GO_component: GO:0005783 - endoplasmic reticulum [Evidence IDA] [PMID 20378542]; GO_component: GO:0005789 - endoplasmic reticulum membrane [Evidence IEA]; GO_component: GO:0016021 - integral component of membrane [Evidence IEA,IEA]; GO_component: GO:0016021 - integral component of membrane [Evidence ISM] [PMID 12192589]; GO_component: GO:0016020 - membrane [Evidence IEA]; GO_function: GO:0003674 - molecular_function [Evidence ND]; GO_process: GO:0008150 - biological_process [Evidence ND]; GO_process: GO:0006886 - intracellular protein transport [Evidence IEA]; GO_process: GO:0015031 - protein transport [Evidence IEA]; GO_process: GO:0006810 - transport [Evidence IEA]; GO_process: GO:0016192 - vesicle-mediated transport [Evidence IEA]) — MGAFLFLVTPLPRAYRKKVLTALSGLPFAHHLAITLRFTFIFILILFIDSVNRVYRVQVEVAEAHSSIRAAGNMISVERSEIQARKFYSQRNMYLCGFTLFLSLILNRTHALVLDLMEAQDKISALKGSSNDSVKAETLATEQKSEIARLEKELARKDQDLQTLKKQSEALSKEYHSVSDQLNAKSGSVPSDKKLD; from the coding sequence ATGGGAGCATTCCTATTCTTGGTTACACCGTTACCTCGAGCTTATCGTAAGAAGGTATTGACTGCTTTATCCGGTCTGCCTTTTGCTCACCACTTAGCGATAACCTTGAGATTTACTTTTATATTCATACTGATCCTATTTATTGATTCGGTCAATCGAGTGTACAGAGTTCAAGTCGAAGTTGCCGAAGCTCACAGTTCCATTCGCGCTGCGGGGAACATGATCTCTGTAGAAAGATCTGAGATTCAGGCTCGCAAGTTCTATTCCCAAAGAAACATGTATTTGTGTGGCTTCACCCTGTTTCTATCATTGATTTTAAACAGAACTCATgctcttgttcttgatttAATGGAAGCTCAAGACAAAATTTCTGCTCTCAAGGGAAGCTCTAATGATTCCGTCAAAGCTGAAACTCTTGCCACTGAACAAAAGTCAGAGATTGCTCGTCTTGAAAAAGAGTTGGCTCGTAAAGACCAGGATTTGCAAActctgaagaagcagtctGAGGCGCTGTCCAAAGAATATCATAGCGTCAGTGATCAATTGAATGCTAAGAGTGGTTCAGTACCTTCTGATAAGAAACTAGATTAG
- a CDS encoding putative asparagine synthase (Putative protein with similarity to asparagine synthetases; green fluorescent protein (GFP)-fusion protein localizes to the cytoplasm; YML096W is not an essential gene and partially overlaps the verified gene RAD10; GO_component: GO:0005737 - cytoplasm [Evidence IEA,IEA]; GO_component: GO:0005737 - cytoplasm [Evidence IDA] [PMID 14562095]; GO_function: GO:0004066 - asparagine synthase (glutamine-hydrolyzing) activity [Evidence IEA]; GO_function: GO:0003674 - molecular_function [Evidence ND]; GO_process: GO:0006529 - asparagine biosynthetic process [Evidence IEA,IEA]; GO_process: GO:0008150 - biological_process [Evidence ND]; GO_process: GO:0008652 - cellular amino acid biosynthetic process [Evidence IEA]; GO_process: GO:0006541 - glutamine metabolic process [Evidence IEA]; GO_process: GO:0008152 - metabolic process [Evidence IEA]) encodes MCGILLSAILDTVDQQSLDLSYESDAWKSLIEEVTDRGPSSNNDLKCSSSNFDVKFFSSVLALRSPYTAQPITGPDGHHIFQFNGELYNDELFGEGESGNDAQYMYNLLTSGKKNRIVDAIQKVRGEYAFTYYDELDHKIWFGRDCIGRRSLLYSYDQDLGLIVTSVPPDQRILNNDRGTNVFYPLLLSLKEVPAGILFCLDLKVRRIIEMPWAYLNMKETPALYYPYSMVSTKVDGKGPDFEILAENALLKVLSDSVSRRVKNIPEPKNVNLESLPHIAILFSGGLDCTLLALLVDKLLPSKCEVDLLNVSFENKRTGKGYDTPDRVLGRRSWAELYESRDNKSEPFRFRFVEINVSFDEMIQHRPKVQSLMWPKDTVMDLSIAIAFYFASRGQGSCFQMVQGSGEPVLKHEEYTSKAPVLLSGLGADELFGGYTRHTTRLRQQGYQSLSLELQLDFSRLHERNLGRDDRVCGNWGKELRYPFLDEKVVEWAMDCPLRLKVYHPPFVNDVEIYDEVMMQTKYILRLLAKSHSLLSVSKEKKRAIQFGAKTAKMDIGEGKSRGTDRLTPLV; translated from the coding sequence ATGTGCGGGATTCTGTTATCTGCAATTTTGGATACTGTGGATCAGCAAAGCCTCGACTTATCATATGAAAGTGATGCCTGGAAATCTCTTATAGAAGAAGTGACGGACAGGGGACCAAGCAGTAATAATGATTTAAAATGTTCTAGTAGCAATTTTGATGtcaaatttttttcatcaGTACTTGCGCTTCGTTCGCCATATACCGCTCAACCTATAACGGGTCCGGATGGGCATCATATTTTCCAATTCAATGGAGAGCTATATAACGATGAGCTGTTTGGGGAAGGGGAGAGTGGTAATGACGCTCAATATATGTACAATCTATTGACAAGTGGAAAAAAGAATAGGATAGTTGACGCTATACAGAAGGTACGTGGAGAATACGCTTTTACGTATTATGATGAATTAGATCATAAGATCTGGTTTGGTAGGGATTGCATAGGTAGACGGAGCCTTCTTTATAGCTATGATCAGGATTTGGGTTTAATAGTCACAAGCGTTCCCCCTGATCAAAGAATTCTTAATAACGACAGAGGTACAAATGTATTTTATCCGTTACTTCTATCTTTGAAAGAGGTGCCAGCTGGGATTCTTTTTTGCTTGGATTTGAAAGTGAGACGTATTATTGAAATGCCGTGGGCATATTTAAACATGAAGGAAACCCCAGCACTATATTACCCTTATAGCATGGTTAGCACAAAAGTTGATGGAAAAGGACCAGATTTCGAAATACTGGCAGAAAACGCCCTCTTGAAAGTCCTTTCGGATTCGGTTAGTAGACGTGTGAAAAATATTCCGGAGCCGAAGAATGTTAACCTGGAGAGCTTGCCTCATATAGcaattttgttttctggaGGGTTGGATTGTACTCTCTTGGCACTTTTGGTAGACAAACTTCTACCCAGCAAGTGTGAAGTAGATCTGCTAAatgtttcttttgaaaacaaaagaacAGGGAAGGGCTATGATACACCAGACCGGGTTTTGGGACGAAGATCTTGGGCTGAGCTTTATGAAAGTCGTGACAATAAATCGGAACCCTTCAGGTTCCGTTTTGTTGAAATCAATGTTTCTTTTGATGAGATGATTCAACATCGTCCCAAAGTTCAATCGCTTATGTGGCCCAAGGACACAGTAATGGATCTCTCTATCGCTATCgcattttattttgctAGTCGGGGCCAGGGGTCATGCTTTCAGATGGTCCAGGGCTCTGGGGAACCAGTTTTGAAACATGAAGAGTATACGAGCAAAGCTCCGGTTCTACTCTCTGGTCTCGGTGCAGACGAACTCTTTGGCGGCTATACACGCCACACAACTAGACTTCGCCAACAAGGATATCAGTCCCTCTCACTAGAGTTGCAACTCGATTTTTCTCGATTACATGAAAGAAATCTAGGGAGAGACGATCGCGTTTGTGGAAATTGGGGAAAGGAACTTCGCTATCCATTCTTGGATGAAAAAGTGGTAGAATGGGCTATGGACTGTCCTTTACGGCTTAAAGTCTATCACCCGCCTTTTGTGAATGATGTCGAGATCTATGACGAGGTCATGATGCAGACTAAGTACATTCTGCGACTATTAGCTAAGTCGCATTCACTTCTAAGTGTGtcaaaggaaaagaaacgTGCAATACAGTTCGGCGCCAAAACTGCCAAGATGGACATAGGAGAAGGTAAATCTCGGGGAACTGATAGATTGACTCCTCTAGTATAG
- the RSM18 gene encoding mitochondrial 37S ribosomal protein RSM18 (some similarities with uniprot|P40033 Saccharomyces cerevisiae YER050C) — protein MFKRQLTKSFRLGEGVLSSSRLFSSSNLCAAEAPDKQTQNQRWAASVKKSRPHQPVGSAIQASINSMQRNQEASKREAEKNAIDNSFVKKFQPGSTYDPFDFSLARLRLDKINQQAILKKDRFKKVKLNPLALWTVSI, from the coding sequence ATGTTCAAGCGACAGTTGACCAAATCCTTTAGATTAGGAGAGGGTGTTCTGTCCTCTTCCAGGCTATTCAGTAGCTCAAACTTGTGTGCAGCCGAAGCACCTGACAAGCAAACACAAAACCAAAGATGGGCAGCTTCAGTTAAGAAGTCACGCCCCCACCAACCTGTCGGAAGTGCTATTCAAGCCAGTATAAATAGCATGCAAAGGAATCAGGAGGCATCTAAGAGAGAAGCTGAAAAGAATGCAATCGATAATTCCTTTGTCAAAAAGTTCCAGCCGGGATCAACGTATGATCCTTTCGACTTTTCTTTAGCCAGATTGAGACTCgacaaaatcaatcaacaaGCAATTCTGAAGAAAGATAGATTTAAGAAAGTAAAGTTGAATCCTTTAGCATTATGGACTGTAAGTATCTAG